Proteins co-encoded in one uncultured Draconibacterium sp. genomic window:
- a CDS encoding sugar phosphate isomerase/epimerase, with amino-acid sequence MKNRREFLRISTAGTVGVLAIGTYACGSGGKKPVKQATEAVKAATGMGVGLQLYSIRDAMAADAAGSLKKIADMGYKFLEMASYADGKFYGVAPKEFQKMVEDNGMKVVSSHTSVEAEGITTASAQKMADAHAEIGIEYCVQPWIEEKDRQIDTYKRMIAEWNKVGEIMKSVGIQFGYHNHNFEFKPTDGMVPYYDIFLKEMDADLITMELDCYWAMKAGQDPVEMFNKYPGRFQLLHFKGMGDKVVEPFYTVDKDDIVSVGAGVADYKRIYDAREIAGMKYFFVEDDNQGNGKPFEGVKVSIDNVKTKIFV; translated from the coding sequence ATGAAGAATAGAAGAGAGTTTCTGAGAATTTCTACGGCAGGTACAGTAGGTGTTTTAGCAATAGGAACATATGCTTGTGGCTCGGGCGGTAAAAAGCCGGTAAAACAGGCAACAGAGGCGGTTAAGGCGGCTACCGGAATGGGAGTTGGCCTGCAATTGTACAGTATTCGCGATGCTATGGCAGCTGATGCGGCAGGTTCGTTAAAGAAAATTGCCGATATGGGCTACAAGTTTCTTGAAATGGCTTCGTATGCTGATGGTAAATTTTATGGCGTTGCTCCTAAAGAATTCCAAAAAATGGTGGAAGACAATGGTATGAAAGTCGTAAGCAGCCATACCAGTGTTGAAGCTGAAGGAATTACTACAGCAAGTGCACAGAAAATGGCTGATGCACATGCCGAAATTGGTATTGAATATTGTGTTCAGCCCTGGATAGAAGAAAAAGACCGTCAGATAGATACTTACAAAAGAATGATTGCCGAGTGGAATAAAGTTGGCGAGATAATGAAAAGTGTAGGTATTCAGTTTGGTTACCACAACCATAATTTCGAGTTTAAACCAACCGATGGAATGGTGCCTTACTATGATATATTTCTGAAAGAAATGGATGCGGACCTAATTACTATGGAGTTGGATTGTTATTGGGCAATGAAAGCAGGGCAGGATCCTGTTGAAATGTTCAACAAATATCCGGGACGTTTTCAGTTGCTTCACTTTAAAGGTATGGGCGACAAGGTTGTTGAACCATTTTATACAGTAGACAAAGACGATATTGTTTCTGTTGGCGCTGGTGTTGCTGATTACAAACGTATTTACGATGCACGCGAAATTGCTGGTATGAAATACTTCTTTGTTGAAGACGACAATCAGGGGAATGGAAAACCTTTTGAAGGAGTAAAGGTAAGTATCGACAATGTTAAAACGAAGATATTTGTATAA
- a CDS encoding efflux RND transporter periplasmic adaptor subunit gives MNKKTLSSIVVLVAIVAFIVYTFIVVTKPKPVILQGEVEAQQYNIASKVPGRIQKVAVDRGQTVKKGDFIFSIDSPEINAKLANATAARTAASAQSRKAQNGAQQEDITAAYSTYVKAEAAAQFAEKTFARIQNLYDEGVVPAQKRDEVETQMKAARETANAAKAIWQKAEKGAREEDKTAAAAMVKRADAAIAEVEAYLKETTINAIADGEVSGVNVEEGELVSTGFPVVTILDLNDIWVTFYIREDYMTHFKMGSVFKAEIPGLEGQEFDFKVKYISPSADFARWNATKTSGQFDLKSFEIEARPVNKIEGLRPGMTAVVTLPEMK, from the coding sequence ATGAACAAGAAGACGTTAAGCTCAATAGTTGTACTTGTAGCTATCGTAGCATTTATAGTGTACACATTTATTGTTGTAACAAAACCCAAGCCCGTAATTCTGCAAGGAGAGGTTGAGGCTCAGCAATACAACATTGCCTCAAAAGTTCCGGGCAGAATACAAAAAGTTGCTGTTGATCGCGGACAGACAGTTAAAAAGGGCGACTTTATTTTTTCTATCGATAGCCCCGAGATTAATGCAAAACTGGCCAATGCAACTGCTGCGCGCACTGCTGCGAGTGCACAAAGCCGGAAGGCCCAAAACGGAGCGCAACAAGAAGATATTACTGCAGCCTACAGCACCTACGTAAAAGCTGAAGCAGCTGCCCAGTTTGCCGAAAAAACGTTTGCACGAATTCAGAATTTATATGATGAAGGAGTGGTGCCGGCACAAAAACGCGATGAAGTTGAAACGCAAATGAAAGCAGCCCGTGAAACGGCAAATGCAGCAAAAGCCATTTGGCAGAAAGCAGAAAAAGGGGCTCGCGAAGAAGATAAAACCGCCGCCGCTGCAATGGTAAAACGTGCCGATGCTGCCATTGCCGAAGTGGAAGCTTACCTGAAAGAAACAACAATTAATGCTATTGCCGATGGCGAAGTATCTGGCGTAAATGTTGAAGAAGGCGAGTTAGTTTCAACAGGTTTTCCGGTAGTTACCATTCTCGATTTGAATGATATTTGGGTTACATTTTACATTCGCGAAGATTATATGACTCATTTTAAAATGGGAAGTGTGTTTAAAGCTGAAATCCCCGGACTGGAGGGACAGGAGTTCGATTTCAAAGTAAAATACATTAGTCCGTCAGCCGATTTTGCGCGATGGAATGCAACAAAAACTTCGGGGCAGTTCGATTTAAAATCGTTTGAAATAGAGGCGCGTCCGGTGAATAAAATAGAAGGTTTGCGTCCGGGAATGACTGCCGTTGTAACCTTACCCGAAATGAAATAA
- a CDS encoding ABC transporter permease, translating into MDGKKRHPIFEVMVREARRIQQNPAYRFLLLIGPITGILLLFFIFQQGAAKRLPIALVDQDNSSLSEKVGNALNASPDVQIVTGSPDIFLAREWLKQGLVQAIVVLPNDLEKKVLQGVEAPVPVYINGTNVTVAGVVQRSVLTTLNTLSAGIQLKKLAFNGNNAQKAMARVVPVKIQKHVLFNPYTNYAYFLNSAMMYFTLFLFAFMSSVYTFGNELKRGTGLSLLEAGNNSVRMAIVGKLFPYTVIYSGFAMLIAYLLYVVEGMPLNGSFVIIFCGQFITILAYQMLGLIFVALTKNLRLSLSVGSAYIMMGITFSGLTFPVEGMMPFVKVLTAIFPFTWWEKLFISQSLRGAPIKEVLPYLCYIIIFMLSGMAAFNLYKKSLSDPKHWGKQ; encoded by the coding sequence ATGGACGGGAAAAAGAGACATCCTATTTTTGAAGTCATGGTCCGTGAGGCCAGGCGGATTCAGCAAAATCCTGCTTATCGGTTTCTGCTGTTAATCGGGCCAATCACGGGTATTCTGCTGCTCTTTTTTATCTTTCAGCAAGGAGCGGCAAAACGATTACCGATTGCTTTGGTCGATCAGGATAATTCATCACTTTCCGAAAAAGTAGGAAATGCATTAAACGCTTCACCCGATGTGCAAATTGTGACCGGTTCACCGGATATCTTTCTGGCGCGGGAGTGGTTAAAACAAGGTCTTGTTCAGGCAATTGTTGTATTGCCCAACGATTTGGAGAAAAAAGTATTGCAGGGAGTTGAAGCCCCTGTTCCGGTTTATATAAACGGAACAAATGTAACGGTTGCCGGAGTTGTACAACGTTCGGTTTTAACCACACTAAATACCTTGTCGGCCGGAATTCAGCTAAAAAAACTGGCATTTAATGGGAACAATGCACAAAAAGCGATGGCCCGTGTTGTCCCTGTGAAAATTCAAAAGCATGTCTTGTTCAATCCGTATACAAATTATGCCTACTTTCTTAACTCGGCAATGATGTATTTTACCTTGTTTTTGTTTGCTTTTATGAGTTCGGTTTACACCTTCGGCAATGAACTGAAACGAGGAACAGGGCTAAGTCTTTTGGAAGCCGGAAACAACAGCGTGCGAATGGCAATTGTTGGTAAACTGTTTCCGTACACTGTTATTTATTCTGGTTTTGCAATGTTAATTGCTTACCTGCTTTATGTGGTTGAAGGGATGCCCTTAAATGGCAGTTTCGTAATCATCTTTTGCGGTCAGTTTATTACAATTCTTGCCTACCAAATGCTGGGATTAATATTTGTTGCTTTAACCAAAAACCTGCGTTTGTCGCTGTCGGTGGGGAGTGCCTATATAATGATGGGAATAACATTTTCCGGCCTTACTTTTCCGGTAGAAGGAATGATGCCTTTTGTAAAAGTACTTACAGCCATTTTCCCTTTTACCTGGTGGGAGAAACTTTTTATTTCGCAATCGTTACGTGGAGCTCCAATAAAAGAAGTATTGCCGTATTTGTGCTACATTATCATTTTTATGCTGTCGGGTATGGCTGCATTTAATCTGTATAAGAAAAGTTTGAGCGATCCTAAACACTGGGGAAAACAATAG
- a CDS encoding TetR family transcriptional regulator → MKMVVDNGFGGASVALISKDAQVASGYFYLHYKGKYELVNTLLQEVYSEVFDMFEKFIKQGKPFRVTIENIIRQFVELANKEPIRVKFLNVLTNDYNFVIDKHIQENTQMRLEELMELGRSGNDLDKALNVSDLYLILIITSIQFINQKYKYHSKGIIAEEDIQHLLRLIFKFLK, encoded by the coding sequence ATGAAGATGGTAGTTGATAATGGTTTTGGAGGAGCTTCGGTTGCACTTATTTCAAAAGATGCACAAGTGGCTTCTGGCTATTTTTATCTGCATTACAAAGGTAAATACGAGCTGGTAAACACTTTATTACAAGAGGTCTATTCCGAAGTGTTCGACATGTTCGAGAAATTTATCAAGCAAGGCAAGCCATTTCGTGTGACTATTGAAAATATAATTCGCCAATTTGTAGAACTGGCAAACAAGGAGCCCATTCGGGTGAAATTCTTAAACGTGCTTACCAACGATTACAATTTTGTAATCGATAAACATATCCAGGAAAATACACAGATGCGGCTTGAAGAACTTATGGAGCTGGGACGGTCGGGCAACGATTTGGACAAGGCACTTAATGTTAGCGACTTGTACCTGATATTAATTATAACCAGTATTCAGTTTATCAATCAAAAATACAAATACCATAGCAAGGGAATCATTGCAGAAGAGGATATTCAGCACTTACTAAGACTGATTTTTAAGTTTCTAAAATAG
- a CDS encoding TolC family protein, translating to MKAIKQQKTVLLFLLLAVGITVQGQSQDQLLSFDQAMQIMQEQNPALLRQKEEIRQKEYEIKSKKGMRLPQVSLNATAMTMSDPLHLDLTPVGEAISPLYETLGTYGVFSGVPNPDPATNAVHPYLSDDMSTQIVRQQLLDGGKEIASHDWDEIIQDKSFALLTASFALPIYAGSKINGANQAAEVNLDISQQELRHTEGVLLTELVTRYYGLALGLQVEKLRKEMLKSMENHYNDAKKLYDNGMIAKVELLHAEVAKSEAEREVKQAVRNVEILRTGLKATLATDSLGQVIPANNLFINNELTGLAAWLDRAKELNPQLKQIKGKKELVEIKHRVEKNEYLPTIAAMGNYNIADKNFSQYMPEWELGIGMKWNLFEGMSRRNNILASETLRNQVEYAEQKANNDLEAYLVKLYNELQMQMEQKTELETTLELANEYRQSTEKAFNEGFATSTDVVEANTKVLQVRTLRLSVLYNYDVGLANFLQTAGVPEQYIDFSSGDNTVTESL from the coding sequence ATGAAAGCAATTAAACAACAAAAAACAGTTCTATTATTCTTGCTGCTGGCAGTTGGAATAACGGTTCAGGGCCAGTCTCAGGACCAGTTGTTGTCGTTTGATCAGGCGATGCAAATAATGCAGGAACAAAACCCGGCACTATTACGACAAAAAGAAGAGATTCGGCAAAAAGAATACGAGATCAAGTCGAAGAAAGGCATGCGTTTGCCACAGGTTTCGCTAAATGCCACAGCAATGACCATGTCCGATCCTTTGCACCTGGATTTAACTCCGGTAGGAGAAGCCATTAGTCCGTTGTACGAAACGCTTGGTACTTATGGTGTTTTTAGCGGCGTTCCAAATCCCGATCCGGCAACCAATGCGGTTCATCCCTATTTAAGCGACGACATGAGTACGCAAATTGTACGTCAACAATTACTTGACGGAGGTAAAGAGATTGCTTCCCACGATTGGGATGAGATTATTCAGGATAAAAGTTTTGCCTTGTTAACAGCGAGTTTTGCCTTGCCCATTTATGCCGGAAGCAAAATAAACGGCGCTAACCAGGCTGCCGAAGTAAATCTGGATATTAGTCAGCAGGAATTGCGCCATACCGAAGGCGTTCTGTTAACCGAGTTGGTGACACGTTATTATGGTCTTGCGCTTGGGCTACAGGTGGAAAAGCTTCGTAAAGAGATGCTGAAAAGTATGGAGAACCATTACAACGATGCCAAAAAACTTTACGATAACGGAATGATTGCAAAAGTAGAATTGCTTCATGCCGAAGTGGCAAAAAGTGAGGCCGAACGCGAAGTTAAGCAGGCCGTTCGGAATGTTGAAATATTACGAACCGGTCTAAAGGCAACATTGGCTACCGACTCACTAGGCCAGGTTATTCCTGCCAATAATTTATTTATAAATAACGAATTAACAGGTCTGGCTGCCTGGTTAGACAGGGCCAAAGAGTTAAACCCTCAGTTGAAACAAATAAAGGGGAAAAAGGAGCTTGTTGAAATAAAACACCGGGTAGAAAAAAACGAATATTTACCAACTATTGCAGCAATGGGAAATTACAACATTGCCGATAAAAACTTTTCACAATACATGCCCGAATGGGAACTCGGAATTGGAATGAAGTGGAACTTGTTTGAGGGAATGAGCCGCAGGAACAACATTCTGGCTAGCGAAACTTTGCGCAACCAGGTGGAATACGCAGAACAAAAAGCCAATAACGATTTGGAAGCCTACCTGGTAAAGCTCTACAACGAATTGCAAATGCAAATGGAGCAAAAAACTGAATTGGAAACAACGCTTGAGTTGGCAAACGAATACCGCCAGAGTACAGAAAAAGCATTTAACGAAGGATTTGCAACATCAACAGATGTGGTTGAGGCCAACACAAAAGTATTGCAGGTGAGAACACTGCGACTAAGTGTTTTATACAATTATGATGTTGGATTGGCAAATTTCCTTCAAACAGCGGGTGTTCCCGAACAATACATCGATTTCTCAAGTGGAGATAATACCGTAACTGAATCACTTTAA